In the genome of Onychostoma macrolepis isolate SWU-2019 chromosome 10, ASM1243209v1, whole genome shotgun sequence, the window tgtttttactgtatttttgattaaataaatgcggCCTTAGTAAaaataagaaacttctttcaaaatcgTACTagccccaaactttttaacagaagtttttatattttctcctGATAATTTGAgatcattaatatttaaattaagcaaTCAaacttattatttttctttataactgtactaaatattatatatatatatatatatatatattttatttttacttaacctttacattttttgtaaaaatgcagagTCTTGAATTATGAAACTATGCTAAACTAAAGAAATGAAGCACTATCCAGCCATAAGGGGAAAATAGAGTTTACTGACAAATGGAATTTGAACTCTTCGTACTTTGTATATAATAGGTGGTAAAACCAAGGACAAGAGGTCAAAGATTATCGCATCAACAACAATTATCCTGTTTAATTTGTGTCAAAGACACAAAgacattaaatgtattatttgtataaCATTACAAACAGGTAGACAGCATACATTACCATTAATGGGATATTTCAGTCTGGATCCACCTCTGAGGACCAATCCTTCAGAAAcctgtaaacaaataaatcagttaAATATCTGACATACTCTCTTCAGAAAATAACCTAATTTGTCATTCAAAGAAACAAATTATACACTATCTCACCTTCCCTATGGGCAGTAGATAGAGAAAACTCTGCAGGGTGATCCAGCCTACAATCAGAACCGCGGCCAAAGGGTCCCATAAGTGTGCTGCGGGGGGTAAAGGAGGAGGCCACTGCAGGACACTGGCTGCTGGAGACCGACACACGCTCAGCAGGTACAGAACCGTCAGAGGCAGGAACACAGGGATGCAGGTGGCTCCTGGACAGGTGAGGTGGACAAATTAACTCAAATGGCACAAAAGCCACATATAGTCACACAGtgacacatacacaaacatatgcatatatacaaCAAACAGTAGCTCACCAAGAGCACCTCCAAATTCCCTCTCAGCTGAATGTGTTGCTTTGTGCTTGTTAGGCTTCATTTTGCCTGTTTGGGACAAAGATGAGACCTTAGCATGGTTGCCGAAACAAATAGTATACAAGAATAGtgtattatttacatttcagtGCGTTTGTTAAATGCAGTAGTTGTTTAGTATACGCATTTGTAACGTCATGATTATTTTCAGACTTCATTGAAACAACCAAATAACCCTGTAGTAacttattaatatatacataaaatatatataccgTATTTTTCTCTTACCTCTGTTTCCCACAAACTTACTGTCGAATTGAATGGAAACCGCTCATCTTCACTGTGGATGCCTGAGGTGACGCCTGCGCTCAGAACACGCTGTATGCCTTTGcgccatctgaccaatcagcGCATACCGCTGCTATCAGATGAGTGGGGAGAGACAACCAGggaaccaatcagaatcagagACGAGCGGATGAAACCGCCCCTAATGGTTTCCTGACCAATGGCGATAGCGTCTGCTCTGGCTTCATGGTACGGTGCGGAAGGATGCGCATTTTTCCTCCCAAGAAACTGGGACGCAAAGTTTTTCCTTATGTAACGTTACATTACGTTTATTAAATATACACTATCCATTTAATGCAGATTGAACAGCCTTCACAGTCAATGAATACAGAAATCAACAATAAAAGACAACTTTCAAACGTGCCGATTTGATTTTTATAGACAGAACATTTTACCTACAGTGATTAAGAGTTATTTAATTAATGGGTTATCGTTTACGTTCATTTTGGGCCTTTGACAAGAGACAATAATATTTCAGCTTTTAGCACCCAATGTCCACACACTCATAGCCTTTAATCAAATAAAGGTCAAAAAAGCTTTGTTATCTCAATCCAGCTATAATAGGGTTCAATCTGAGGTCACTGACCTTATATTAAGTGCACAAGCGACTTCACTGAAATTGATAGTCCATCAGTTACATACAATAACTGCAAATATAAGTATTGGTATTGTCCAACAGTTGAGCTCAGTTTCAGTTATGTGCAAACTTGTTTGCCTATTTAAGGAAGAACACCCACTCTACCCCCTCTCACAGATGACCTCAATGACACTTTGCTCCATTGGAGACGGGTCCAGGCAACGATGGGCGGCACTACCCACAATCTCATCCAACAGGAAGTGTACTAGGTTCTCATCAGACACAAACCGCCACAGGTACATCTGCAAGTAGTGGCAGTCCACCTGGATTTGCTGCAGTCCGTATCTGCCGAAGGTACGGAGACGGACACATTCAAGGAATGTCTTCAGACTTATCTTAATGATGCCAGTTAGCACAGAGACCTAGGATAAGACAGAAAATTGGTCATACAGACTGAAAAaacctaaatataaaaatttgcaTTGGTGAGTTTGTTAAATGACAGAAACAATAGTTAGTTAACATCATCTTGTTTTCTACCTTGTTGAACTCCACTGGGCTAAAAATATCGATCCTCTCAGAAAATAGCTTGTGAATGTTACTGAGCAAGTTTGTGTCCATTGGAGCACTGgaacaaaaaacaattataaacaaTATCCTCTGTGTGACTGTATGTATTCCATTACACCTTTACAGAACTAAGACATGTGATTagctaaagaaaaaaagaaggaaaatataatacaatggtaataataattctaataatgaataataatctaaatactaaaacttgtcttttgtttaaaatagatttataaatTACTCTCAATTTGGGGAAAATGGTTGGCGCAGGTTGCTTTTTTAAATGCCCATCATAAGTTCTGATTTAAAGTCAGTAAAATTAGTGAAGTGATTGTGCACCTGGGAGTGTAGCTTGGTGCATAGCGGATCTGCTGTCTTGAGCTGCTGTACACAGAAAAGGTGCGTTTGCTGGAGTCACTGCTGTGTGCTTTCCTTACTCCTTCCTCATAAAGCAGTCCCACCTAGTAAGCACATATGcaggcaaaaaaatatatataattggcTTATACAAATGGTTAAGAATTGATATATCTTTTTTCATGGATTCAAATGGCCCGTTACATGTCTAGAATCTTTTTTGTATGTGAAATGTGAAACAAATGTTTGGTGCATCACCTGTACATCAATAGAGGTGGTATCTTCCACCACTCTCTTCATTACAGCCCGGACATTTCTAGGTTCAATGGTGTTCACCCAGTCTCTTGTTTCCACGCTCTTCCTCAGCATCTGACTGATTATTAATCCCTGAACCTGGATCAAAACAAAATCTGCTTAACAAATGTTGTCCAACAGCAATCCTAGCCCGAAATAAAAGACTCTGTACAGCTGAACTTAGTTTTCACTTAGTTACCTTCACATAGTGGTTCAGTAATTTCTGAGCAGCTTCTCTGGCCTCTGCACAAAGTGCTGTAACTGGAGTGACTGGAGTGTGGTGCTGTTTAGAGAGGAAGGGTCAATATGAATAGTGTATTTAGAGAGTTTATTTCAACAGAATATAATGCATATGGAATACCTGTACAAGAAACTGTTCATCTGTGAGCGTGAGGATGTAGGAGATGGTGGAGGTCTCATAGTCCAGACAGAGACGAGAGAGCAACAGAAGGAGAGCAGGAGGTGTGGATCCTCCTCTGTCACCTGCGCTCTCACAGTACTGACGAGACGATTGGCAAATGAACTTAATAAAGCTCACCACCAGGCCCTCACGAACACCCTGACTGCAAAACTCACCCTGAAAGAAAAATAAGGTATTAGAAAAGCGACAAATCATGGGAACATGGTTATTTTagactgaaaaaattaaaaacttatATACAAAGCAAACTACAATTCAGTCACAAATCTTTgataatgtctaaatatatatccaaatgcaAAACGTTATGGTAGTTAAGTCTGAAAATACTCTTATAAGCAACTAGGTAATACACTGCACACTCATTCTCTCTCgctctatacacacacacattttttatatgtataggGGTTTACAGGCATCAAGTGATTAAACCATAATAAACATCTTATCTTCTTATATTTTTCCAACCAGATTGCACAAGCTTGTCTTTCATGCATTGGATTTTTAAATACCTTTGCTctatttttaacttaaactCTGCGTTAATTGAAAATTTCCTTCtaattttgtaattgttttaaattaaataatgtttacataatttatagatTAAAATTGTCTAGTATCATAAAAATTCTCCTTAATACAAAAACAccttaatacaaaaaaaatgactgaaactGTTTTAACCACCGAGGATCACAAGTGTGACCCCTAAGTGAGAAAAACCAGAGGGTTACTGTAAATAGAAGGTCCTATACTAAAATGTCCTATACTTGgtacttttatataaataacttGGATATACACACTTTATTCTTTACCTTGAAATAGGGCTTGTTGGAGAATGTGATGTCCTTTGCTGTGAAGAGATGCACTGATGCTAATACAGACTTTAACTGATTCAGAATAAAGTTTGATAAAGATGTCAGCAGTTCTGGCAGACTGGGTGTGGCATCTTTATTTGTAGCCCCGCCTCCTGATGCACTGGCCCCTCCCACTGCTAGACGAGGTGCAGCCAAAGCCTGTCTTACATCAGTAAGGCTGTCATGGTAGAAGGTTTGTAAGGCGGACAGGTACTGTTTGATTCTCTCTCTTGCCGCCCGCACCACTATCTCAGTTCCTTGGCTGGGCACTGCTGACCCCGGAATTAGTTTGGATATGGCCTGTAATCTGCGATGGAAGCGATCCAGGGCTCTCACTAACAGAGAGTTATCACCCACTCCCTTCTCTTCCTGTATCCTTCGCTCCACTAGAGAGAAGTATCTAGCAGCCAGAGTGTCTACAAACACATGTAGCTTGCCATTAGCCATCTCTGGGATGTTCTTTGAAGCTAATTCACCCTCCTGTGGACGGTTGATGAACAATTCTTGATAAGATGCAATGACTAAACAGAGATTGCTGACAAACTCATTACACCCTCGATCTATGAACTCAAGAATGTCTGTTCCGGCAGTAGGAGAGAGGAACGGATTGGTCGTAGAAGAACTAGAAGGAGATACAGGACTTGTTTTTTGGACCAAGCCTCCGCCGGTATCAGTAACCGCAGAGTCTTTAAGCTCCGCCTCCAGTCCTTGGAGATCCGCCTCCAACCTAGACTGGGCATGGCTGAGGAATTTGTCACAGAGCTCTTCCGCTGGCTCGTCTAACTGCAGAAGAAGCTCAACACATTCAGAAAGGTCTTTAGCACTCGAACCTCCATCCCTGCAAgcaaatatgaattaataaattacatgaaatcagattttatGGGAGGCATTTTGACTCaagtaaatgatttttaaagggttagttcacccaaaaatgaaaattctgtcattaattactcactctcatgttattccaaacccgtaagaccttcattcatctttggaacacaaattaagatatttttgacaaaatacaagatttctgaccctgcatagacagcaacgcaattGACATGTTTAAGGCTCAGAAAGGCAGTAATGATagcatcgttaaaatagtctaTGTGACATTAGTGGTTCAAACTTAATTGTAGAAAGCTACAAGAATTCTATTTGTGTGCAAAGAACactaaaataacgactttatttaacaattcttCATGCATGTATTGTGGTAATCTTGTGAACATGCTTTGAAGACCGACATGGAAGAgaaaaaattgttgaataaagtcattatttttgttttctttacgcacaaaaagtattcttatagcttcataaaattaaggttgaccCTCTGATGtcatatggactattttaacaatgtccttactacctctCTGGGCCTTTAAcgtggtagttgtgttgctgtctatggaggatcTGAGAACTctcggatttcattaaaaatatcttaatttgtgttcgaAATGAACGAAAATCTTCTGAGGTTTAAACTGAgtgataattaatgacagaattttcattaaccaaaccaaaccaactACAAAATCAAAACTTCAGATGCTTCTCACTAAATGTAACagttattgtgtttttttaaactaatacaAATATGCCATGACATCCCAGAAAGCACAGACCTGAATTTCTGCCGCAACTGTTGAGCGAGCTTCTCCATAATGACATGGCAGTCATCTTGGATGCCCCTGAAAGAGGGCATATGACTATACTGCTGAAGTACACAGCGTGCCTTCCGGTGGGCGCTCACTGCCTGGGCATAGGCCTGCAGCTCCAGACACTTATTGAGCCTTGCTGGCAGCTCAAACAGGAATTGGAGCTTACGGAGGAGAGTGTGAACACCTATACAGAAGATGAAAGATTCATGGCTTATGTGGAGGCAGAAATCAATTTCACCTCTaaatctcatatatatatatatatatatatatatataaataaatgtacctAATGTGGTAGGCATATTGGATCATGTATTATATTACTGTGATCCATTTATATGACATTAATATTCACACCTGATAGTTTAGTGATCTGTGCATGCTGGTCCTGCAATGTCCCACTAATGCGGGCACTAAACTCTGTGATAGCTGCCATGTTCGCAGACAAACAGTCCATTTCATCTTCCATCTTCTTGAAATCATTCTTCATTTTTCTGATTGTGTCTGTGGagagacaaataaaattaaataaaagccaTACACTGCAACATTCTGTAAGAATAAGAATAGTCAATTAGCCTATGCGTTCATGGTGACTTCAATAGTAAAATCTGAACAACTTTCATCTATTCACTAACCTGTAGCAGAGATGAACTTATTGTAGTTTTCATAAACCAGTGTTTGCATGTCACTGTCCAGAGATCTGATCTGTTTCACCATGCAGCTCT includes:
- the vps51 gene encoding vacuolar protein sorting-associated protein 51 homolog, which produces MSSATTPPDSDPTRRRQVHSMLKLYYGLNEEGKVTEQADSLDPCDINGPHFDPEVYLNKLRKECSLGELMDHESCMVKQIRSLDSDMQTLVYENYNKFISATDTIRKMKNDFKKMEDEMDCLSANMAAITEFSARISGTLQDQHAQITKLSGVHTLLRKLQFLFELPARLNKCLELQAYAQAVSAHRKARCVLQQYSHMPSFRGIQDDCHVIMEKLAQQLRQKFRDGGSSAKDLSECVELLLQLDEPAEELCDKFLSHAQSRLEADLQGLEAELKDSAVTDTGGGLVQKTSPVSPSSSSTTNPFLSPTAGTDILEFIDRGCNEFVSNLCLVIASYQELFINRPQEGELASKNIPEMANGKLHVFVDTLAARYFSLVERRIQEEKGVGDNSLLVRALDRFHRRLQAISKLIPGSAVPSQGTEIVVRAARERIKQYLSALQTFYHDSLTDVRQALAAPRLAVGGASASGGGATNKDATPSLPELLTSLSNFILNQLKSVLASVHLFTAKDITFSNKPYFKGEFCSQGVREGLVVSFIKFICQSSRQYCESAGDRGGSTPPALLLLLSRLCLDYETSTISYILTLTDEQFLVQHHTPVTPVTALCAEAREAAQKLLNHYVKVQGLIISQMLRKSVETRDWVNTIEPRNVRAVMKRVVEDTTSIDVQVGLLYEEGVRKAHSSDSSKRTFSVYSSSRQQIRYAPSYTPSAPMDTNLLSNIHKLFSERIDIFSPVEFNKVSVLTGIIKISLKTFLECVRLRTFGRYGLQQIQVDCHYLQMYLWRFVSDENLVHFLLDEIVGSAAHRCLDPSPMEQSVIEVICERG